Proteins from one Pseudomonadota bacterium genomic window:
- the modB gene encoding molybdate ABC transporter permease subunit (part of ModCBA molybdate transporter; member of ABC superfamily; inner membrane component; regulated by repressor protein ModE) — FGEFGATITFVSNIPGETRTLPIALYSLIQVPGGEGGALRLMILSIVIAMLALFASELLARRVRARLDG; from the coding sequence GCTTCGGTGAATTCGGCGCCACCATCACCTTCGTCTCCAACATCCCCGGTGAAACCCGCACGCTTCCGATCGCGCTTTACAGCCTGATTCAGGTGCCGGGCGGCGAGGGCGGTGCGCTGCGTCTGATGATTCTTTCTATTGTCATCGCCATGCTGGCGCTGTTCGCCTCCGAATTGCTGGCGCGCCGGGTCCGCGCCCGGTTGGATGGATAG